Proteins encoded together in one Levilactobacillus brevis window:
- a CDS encoding replication initiation protein, with protein sequence MSNELVKYDPELNTIPLRKFTPVEMNLFFSIISRMRDQGNKTVRFSFDQLKELSNYKPTANKRFIDDIENTYQKILSLRFGRRSKSGLNREFFVMFTEFEIKGEAEEPYVDIQIYPKALHLLNDLESWVRYALTEFRNLKSSYAKTMFRLIKQFRTTGYSYFSKKDFFELLDIPKSYWNSPSNVDKKVIKPIREELTPLFRGLTIRKKYGKGRGKPVIGYSFTWKPEKKDANDFSQGQFQDERQKLFNIQHNGELTEQEKWRAIDKVKGLTLGSTEKQALSDKQAEHDKKIRDQARKEALAELRKGFGNHT encoded by the coding sequence ATGTCTAATGAGTTAGTTAAGTATGACCCTGAGTTGAATACTATTCCCTTGAGAAAATTTACCCCAGTTGAAATGAATTTATTTTTTTCAATTATTTCTCGTATGCGAGATCAAGGTAATAAAACTGTCCGTTTTTCTTTTGACCAATTAAAAGAACTTAGCAACTATAAGCCAACTGCGAATAAAAGATTTATTGATGATATTGAAAATACATACCAAAAGATCCTCAGCCTTAGGTTTGGCCGTAGAAGCAAGAGTGGCTTAAATCGTGAATTTTTTGTTATGTTTACTGAATTTGAAATTAAAGGTGAAGCTGAAGAACCTTATGTTGATATTCAGATTTATCCCAAAGCATTGCACTTGCTAAACGATTTAGAAAGTTGGGTTCGTTATGCCCTAACAGAATTTAGAAATTTAAAAAGCAGTTACGCTAAAACAATGTTTCGTCTAATTAAGCAATTTCGAACTACTGGCTATTCTTATTTCTCTAAAAAAGATTTTTTTGAATTGCTTGATATACCTAAAAGTTATTGGAATAGTCCTTCAAATGTTGACAAAAAGGTTATTAAGCCAATTAGAGAAGAATTAACCCCGCTTTTTAGAGGGCTAACGATTAGAAAAAAATATGGTAAAGGCAGAGGAAAACCAGTGATTGGGTATTCTTTTACTTGGAAGCCTGAAAAGAAAGACGCTAACGACTTCTCACAAGGTCAATTTCAAGATGAACGTCAAAAACTCTTTAATATTCAGCATAATGGTGAATTAACAGAACAGGAAAAATGGCGTGCCATTGATAAAGTTAAGGGGTTAACTCTAGGTTCTACTGAGAAACAAGCATTGTCTGATAAACAAGCCGAACATGATAAAAAAATAAGAGATCAAGCACGAAAAGAAGCACTTGCTGAACTCCGAAAGGGGTTTGGAAATCACACCTAA
- a CDS encoding AAA family ATPase, producing the protein MGKVITFGNFKGGTGKTTNATLACLALARAGKKTLLIDFDPQANATDIYFKTAANLGHDDIKFNQTLLASIQEEDLSRSLVTLDKNIDFIPSSADFSLYPRIMEKKFKNNYKDRVTYFSKLLASLKEKYDFVVFDLPPTISLISDSALYASDWVLIILQTQEHSLQGAESFLKYIQEQVIDEYEAPSLNLLGILPVLLKNGAPVDHSTLEVAEEEFGKENMLKTLIRNMERIKRYSIRGVFLKDQFDKKIIRLYDSVAQEIIERAD; encoded by the coding sequence ATGGGTAAAGTAATTACTTTTGGAAATTTTAAAGGTGGCACCGGTAAAACAACAAATGCCACGCTTGCATGCCTGGCACTAGCTCGTGCTGGTAAAAAAACGCTATTAATTGATTTCGATCCTCAAGCAAACGCTACAGATATTTACTTTAAAACCGCGGCTAATTTAGGCCACGATGATATTAAATTTAATCAAACCTTGCTTGCATCAATCCAAGAAGAGGACTTATCAAGATCGTTGGTTACTTTGGATAAAAACATTGACTTTATTCCATCAAGCGCAGATTTTTCATTGTACCCACGGATTATGGAAAAAAAGTTTAAAAATAATTATAAAGATAGAGTTACATATTTTAGCAAGCTACTTGCTTCACTAAAAGAAAAATATGATTTTGTGGTATTTGATTTGCCACCGACTATTTCCTTAATTTCTGATAGCGCCTTATACGCTTCAGATTGGGTTCTGATTATCCTTCAAACTCAAGAGCACAGTCTTCAGGGTGCCGAATCGTTTCTAAAATATATACAGGAACAGGTAATCGATGAATACGAAGCACCTAGTTTGAATTTACTCGGTATACTTCCTGTGCTATTAAAGAATGGGGCGCCTGTTGATCACAGCACATTAGAAGTAGCAGAAGAAGAATTTGGGAAAGAAAACATGTTAAAAACCCTAATTCGTAATATGGAAAGAATCAAAAGATATTCAATCAGAGGTGTATTTCTAAAAGATCAGTTCGATAAAAAAATAATTAGATTATACGATTCTGTGGCACAAGAAATTATTGAAAGGGCGGACTAG
- a CDS encoding DUF5388 domain-containing protein: MVELLHNPNSNKSKIIPRKSAPQPQKEISISSLNESNKTKSKQIDGVTFDTTLRIDNHLKNFMKAMVILGYSSTQQNGLAQLQKTFFESLTESEQNTLTTQIQTLETGDANKVKSK, from the coding sequence ATGGTGGAACTTTTACACAATCCTAACTCAAATAAAAGCAAAATAATTCCTAGAAAATCGGCGCCCCAGCCCCAAAAAGAAATTTCCATATCTTCTCTAAACGAATCAAACAAAACGAAGTCTAAACAAATAGATGGTGTTACTTTTGATACTACGCTCAGAATTGACAATCATCTAAAAAACTTTATGAAAGCTATGGTAATTTTAGGGTATAGCTCAACTCAACAAAACGGATTAGCCCAATTACAAAAAACTTTTTTTGAATCGTTAACTGAGTCTGAACAAAATACGCTTACGACTCAAATACAGACTTTGGAAACCGGCGATGCTAACAAAGTAAAAAGTAAATAA
- the spxB gene encoding pyruvate oxidase — protein sequence MITKHTKATTISAGTALLKVLEAWQVDHLYGIPGGSINSVMDALEAEKSQLQYIQVRHEEVGAMAAAADAKLTGKIGVCFGSAGPGGTHLLNGLYDAREDHVPVLALIGQFGTSGMNMDTFQEMNENPIYADVAIYNVTAVNANTLPHVIDEAIRRAYAHQGVAVVQIPVDLPWQLIKAEDWYSSANSYQKPLLPQPNPEKIKQVVDILQTAKRPLIYYGIGTRGAGKELQALSQQLKIPLISTYPAKGIVPDDYVAYLGSANRVAQKPANEALAQADTVLFIGNNYPFAEVSKAFKNTSKFLQIDIDPAKLGKRHKTNVAVLADAKLALAAILQQINERDATPWWQANLANNKNWRQYLASLENKTDGPLQAYQVLKAVNQVADPDAVFSIDVGDINLNANRHLKLTPKNQHITSNLFATMGVGIPGAIAAKLNYPSRQVFNLAGDGGAAMTMQDLATQVQYRLPIINVVFTNHQYGFIKDEQEDTNKNDFIGVEFNDIDFSKIASGVHMKAFRIDRIDQLTDTFNQARDLAKTEPVLIDAVITGERPLPAEKLRLDSSVYPINEVQAFKQRYAAEDLHPLATYLAKYGLTDAQNEVGQGGF from the coding sequence ATGATTACCAAACACACCAAAGCAACTACAATTTCTGCCGGCACTGCACTTCTCAAAGTGCTAGAAGCATGGCAAGTTGATCACTTATATGGGATTCCTGGTGGCTCTATTAATTCGGTTATGGATGCTCTTGAGGCCGAAAAAAGCCAGCTGCAGTACATCCAAGTTCGTCATGAGGAAGTCGGCGCGATGGCAGCTGCAGCCGATGCCAAACTTACAGGAAAAATCGGCGTTTGCTTTGGGTCAGCAGGCCCTGGCGGAACTCATTTATTAAATGGTTTGTACGATGCCCGAGAAGACCATGTTCCAGTATTAGCATTGATTGGTCAATTTGGAACCTCCGGTATGAATATGGATACTTTTCAGGAAATGAACGAGAATCCCATTTATGCCGACGTCGCCATTTATAATGTTACTGCGGTAAATGCCAACACACTTCCCCATGTAATTGACGAGGCAATTCGCCGGGCGTATGCGCACCAAGGCGTTGCAGTCGTTCAAATACCTGTTGATTTACCTTGGCAACTAATTAAGGCTGAAGATTGGTACTCCTCAGCCAATAGTTACCAAAAACCCCTTCTGCCTCAGCCCAACCCTGAAAAAATAAAACAAGTGGTTGACATACTTCAAACGGCCAAACGACCACTAATCTATTACGGAATTGGCACGCGGGGTGCTGGAAAAGAACTACAAGCATTAAGTCAACAACTAAAGATTCCATTAATCAGCACCTATCCGGCCAAGGGCATTGTCCCCGACGATTACGTGGCTTACCTGGGATCAGCCAACAGAGTGGCGCAAAAACCAGCCAATGAGGCGCTAGCACAAGCTGATACAGTCTTATTTATCGGCAATAATTATCCTTTTGCTGAGGTCTCTAAAGCTTTTAAGAATACATCTAAATTCCTCCAAATCGATATTGATCCGGCAAAATTGGGTAAACGGCACAAAACAAACGTCGCTGTCCTCGCTGATGCCAAATTAGCATTAGCAGCTATTTTACAACAGATTAATGAACGTGATGCAACTCCTTGGTGGCAAGCAAACCTAGCCAACAATAAAAATTGGCGGCAATATCTGGCTAGTTTAGAGAACAAAACAGATGGGCCCTTGCAAGCATACCAAGTATTAAAGGCAGTCAACCAGGTCGCTGACCCCGATGCAGTTTTTTCGATTGACGTTGGTGACATCAATCTAAACGCTAATCGTCATCTGAAGCTGACTCCGAAAAACCAACATATTACGTCAAACTTGTTTGCAACAATGGGCGTAGGAATTCCTGGCGCAATTGCAGCGAAGCTGAATTATCCTTCAAGGCAGGTTTTTAATCTAGCGGGTGATGGAGGAGCAGCCATGACGATGCAAGACCTAGCAACCCAGGTTCAGTACCGTTTGCCAATTATTAACGTTGTCTTTACCAACCATCAATATGGATTCATTAAAGATGAGCAGGAAGATACAAATAAAAATGACTTTATCGGGGTAGAGTTTAATGACATTGATTTTAGTAAAATCGCATCTGGCGTGCACATGAAAGCATTTCGAATTGATAGAATCGATCAACTAACTGACACCTTCAATCAGGCAAGAGATCTTGCCAAAACAGAACCGGTTTTAATTGATGCTGTCATTACCGGGGAGCGACCATTACCCGCTGAAAAGTTGCGGTTGGATTCGTCGGTTTATCCAATAAATGAAGTTCAAGCATTCAAACAACGCTACGCTGCAGAAGACTTACACCCCCTCGCAACATATTTGGCTAAGTATGGACTAACTGATGCACAAAACGAAGTTGGACAAGGTGGCTTCTAG
- a CDS encoding FAD-dependent oxidoreductase: MTRKVVIVGASHGGHQAIIELLNRYDDIDITLFEAGDFISFMSCGMELYLENDVTSVHDVRNFRPASFPQANVHILDNHLVTKINQSRQTVSVKNLKSNQDTEVSYDKLILSSGVTPNALAVPGADLENVFLMRGYDWATKIKAKLADDNIKNVTIVGAGYIGIEAAEAAAKAGKQVTLLDVISRPLGTYLDAELTDILSNELATRGVKVHTNIEISEFCGRNGQVEWVKSKQDNFPSDLVIQATGVKANTNWLRGTVDLDERGWIKNDPYLRTNLSNVYALGDATLAYSVAADKKMPIALATVARREARYIVKHLFEKIPTTPFSGVVGSSALSVFSYNFAQSGLNSFTAHRAGINVNSSYYEDNLRPAFIPKDKGNTKAYTKLFFQPFDHRLVGGAVLSKHDITAQGNVLALAIQYRLTLEDLAEADFFFQPGFDRQWSLLNLAAQHALGESEFTKK, encoded by the coding sequence GTGACTAGAAAAGTTGTGATTGTTGGTGCTTCACATGGTGGTCACCAAGCAATTATTGAACTACTTAATAGATATGACGATATTGACATTACCTTGTTTGAAGCTGGCGATTTTATTTCCTTTATGTCTTGCGGAATGGAACTTTACCTGGAAAATGACGTTACGTCTGTCCATGACGTCCGTAATTTTCGTCCAGCCAGCTTTCCACAAGCAAACGTGCACATTCTAGATAATCATTTGGTAACTAAAATTAATCAGAGTCGACAAACTGTCTCAGTAAAAAATCTTAAAAGTAATCAGGACACCGAAGTTAGCTATGATAAGCTGATTCTCAGTTCGGGGGTGACCCCCAATGCATTGGCCGTTCCCGGTGCGGATCTAGAGAATGTGTTCCTGATGCGGGGCTATGATTGGGCGACGAAAATCAAGGCTAAGCTAGCTGATGATAACATTAAAAATGTAACAATTGTCGGAGCCGGATACATTGGTATCGAGGCCGCTGAAGCTGCCGCCAAGGCAGGCAAACAGGTTACTTTATTAGACGTTATCAGCCGTCCTTTGGGTACCTATCTAGATGCCGAATTAACTGATATTTTAAGTAATGAACTGGCGACAAGAGGAGTTAAAGTTCACACAAATATCGAAATTTCGGAATTCTGTGGTCGCAACGGACAAGTGGAGTGGGTCAAGAGTAAGCAGGACAATTTTCCAAGCGACTTGGTTATTCAAGCTACCGGGGTTAAAGCCAATACCAACTGGCTAAGAGGAACTGTTGATCTTGATGAACGTGGCTGGATCAAAAATGACCCCTATTTGCGAACAAATTTGTCGAATGTTTACGCGCTCGGCGATGCGACCTTGGCCTACTCGGTGGCTGCCGATAAGAAAATGCCAATCGCCTTAGCAACAGTGGCCCGTCGTGAGGCGCGGTATATCGTTAAGCATTTGTTTGAAAAAATACCCACTACGCCCTTTTCTGGTGTCGTTGGCTCCTCTGCTTTGAGTGTTTTCAGTTACAACTTTGCTCAAAGTGGATTAAACAGTTTCACTGCGCATCGTGCGGGCATCAACGTTAACAGTTCCTATTATGAAGATAATCTGCGGCCGGCTTTTATACCAAAAGACAAGGGAAATACAAAAGCTTATACAAAGCTTTTCTTCCAACCTTTTGATCATCGCCTAGTCGGTGGAGCAGTGCTATCAAAGCATGACATCACAGCGCAGGGGAATGTGTTGGCTTTGGCCATTCAATACCGGCTAACCTTAGAGGACCTAGCTGAAGCAGATTTCTTTTTCCAACCTGGGTTTGATCGGCAATGGAGTTTATTGAATTTGGCTGCTCAACATGCGCTAGGTGAAAGTGAGTTTACTAAGAAATAA